Proteins encoded together in one Camelina sativa cultivar DH55 chromosome 9, Cs, whole genome shotgun sequence window:
- the LOC104715176 gene encoding uncharacterized protein LOC104715176 gives MDLKVSASYSKCRRAPEKATDDLFGSDEDSYQNRNRGRWSERFLYTFLAFGASIQGFSQLRRVLVVDGTHLTGKYKGVLFTASGQDGNFQVLPLAFAVVDRENDDSWTWFFEKLERIIADSNTLTIISDRCQSIYVAKKRVFPRAHHGACIVHLARNVNAKFHNKGLAKLVTNAAYAYTADSFRTISGQIRGKNIECAKWLEKIGTAHWSRAYFQGDHYNLMTSNIAESLNKALWKCRASPIVELLKFIRAMLTRWFSARRKKSATHNGLVTPEVDKEMAKSWSQVRGNKVATVETFYYEIVGGFTRKHQVLLDLNKCTCKQYDRLKIPCGHAMLAANYQGIPPTTLVVEYYKTTTWAATYAGVINPEVHPNDIGMADEFVKRDLLPPKSRRPSGRPIKTSIPSGVQDVQDAT, from the exons ATGGACCTTAAGGTTTCAGCATCATACAGTAAGTGTCGTAGGGCTCCGGAAAAAGCTACAGACGACTTGTTTGGCTCTGATGAAGATTC ATATCAAAACAGAAATCGAGGAAGATGGTCTGAAAGATTCTTGTACACGTTCTTGGCATTTGGTGCATCCATTCAAGGCTTCAGTCAGCTGAGACGTGTTCTTGTTGTGGACGGGACGCATCTAACTGGTAAGTACAAAGGAGTTTTGTTCACAGCAAGTGGCCAAGACGGTAACTTTCAAGTACTCCCTCTAGCGTTTGCTGTTGTAGATAGGGAGAATGATGATTCGTGGACTTGGTTCTTTGAGAAGCTTGAACGCATCATCGCAGACAGCAATACCCTCACCATCATTTCTGACAGATGTCAGTCCATTTACGTTGCTAAGAAGAGGGTTTTTCCACGTGCTCATCATGGCGCTTGTATTGTCCACTTGGCGAGGAATGTGAATGCCAAATTTCACAACAAAGGTCTTGCCAAACTGGTCACTAATGCTGCATATGCCTACACAGCTGACTCTTTCCGGACAATTTCTGGACAAATTCGTGGAAAAAACATCGAATGTGCTAAATGGCTTGAGAAAATCGGCACTGCTCATTGGTCACGCGCATATTTTCAGGGAGACCATTACAATCTGATGACTAGCAACATAGCTGAATCGTTGAACAAAGCATTATGGAAGTGTAGGGCGTCACCAATAGTGGAGTTACTTAAGTTTATTAGGGCTATGTTAACACGCTGGTTCAGTGCAAGGAGGAAAAAGTCTGCAACACACAACGGATTGGTAACTCCGGAGGTTGATAAAGAAATGGCAAAAAGTTGGTCACAAGTAAGGGGAAACAAGGTAGCAACTGTTGAAACCTTTTATTATGAAATTGTGGGAGGGTTCACCCGGAAACACCAAGTCCTTCTGGATTTGAACAAATGTACTTGCAAGCAATACGACCGACTTAAGATCCCTTGTGGACACGCAATGCTTGCTGCCAACTACCAAGGCATTCCACCTACAACACTAGTAGTCGAGTACTATAAGACTACTACATGGGCAGCCACTTATGCAGGAGTAATCAACCCTGAAGTTCATCCAAATGATATTGGTATGGCCGATGAATTTGTTAAGAGGGACCTACTCCCACCAAAGTCACGGCGGCCATCTGGTAGGCCTATCAAGACTAGCATTCCATCCG GTGTTCAAGATGTTCAAGATGCAACCTGA